The proteins below are encoded in one region of Pongo pygmaeus isolate AG05252 chromosome 20, NHGRI_mPonPyg2-v2.0_pri, whole genome shotgun sequence:
- the SIN3B gene encoding paired amphipathic helix protein Sin3b isoform X4 translates to MSDRSGDGISREIDYASCKRIGSSYRALPKTYQQPKCSGRTAICKEVLNDTWVSFPSWSEDSTFVSSKKTPYEEQLHRCEDERFELDVVLETNLATIRVLESVQKKLSRMAPEDQEKFRLDDSLGGTSEVIQRRAIYRIYGDKAPEIIESLKKNPVTAVPVVLKRLKAKEEEWREAQQGFNKIWREQYEKAYLKSLDHQAVNFKQNDTKALRSKSLLNEIESVYDEHQEQHSEGRSAPSSEPHLIFVYEDRQILEDAAALISYYVKRQPAIQKEDQGTIHQLLHQFVPSLFFSQQLDLGASEESADEDRDSPQGQSTDPSERKKLAPGPHSSPPEEKGAFGDAPATEQPPPPPPPPHKPLDDVYSLFFANNNWYFFLRLHQTLCSRLLKIYRQAQKQLLEYRTEKEREKLLCEGRREKGSDPAMELRLKQPSEVELEEYYPAFLDMVRSLLEGSIDPTQYEDTLREMFTIHAYVGFTMDKLVQNIARQLHHLVSDDVCLKVVELYLNEKKRGAAGGNLSSRCVRAARETSYQWKAERCMADENCFKVMFLQRKGQVIMTIELLDTEEAQTEDPVEVQHLARYVEQYVGTEGASSSPTEGFLLKPVFLQRNLKKFRRRWQSEQARALRGEARSSWKRLVGVESACDVDCRFKLSTHKMVFIVNSEDYMYRRGTLCRAKQVQPLVLLRHHQHFEEWHSRWLEDNVTVEAASLVQDWLMGEEDEDMVPCKTLCETVHVHGLPVTRYRVQYSRRPASP, encoded by the exons GTACTGAACGACACCTGGGTCTCCTTCCCCTCCTGGTCTGAGGACTCCACCTTCGTCAGCTCCAAGAAGACACCATACGAGGAGCAGCTTCACCGCTGTGAGGACGAGCGCTTCGAG tTAGACGTTGTCCTGGAGACGAACCTGGCCACAATCCGCGTGTTGGAAAGCGTGCAGAAGAAGCTGTCTCGGATGGCGCCGGAAGACCAGGAGAAGTTCCGGCTGGACGACTCCCTGGGAGGCACGTCGGAGGTGATCCAGCGCCGTGCCATTTATCGCATCTATGGCGACAAGGCCCCGGAGATCATCGAGAGCCTCAAGAAGAACCCTGTCACCGCTGTCCCCGTTGTCCTGAAAAG GCTGAAGGCCAAGGAAGAGGAGTGGCGGGAGGCCCAGCAGGGCTTCAACAAGATCTGGCGGGAGCAGTATGAGAAGGCGTACCTCAAGTCCCTTGACCACCAGGCTGTGAACTTCAAGCAGAATGACACCAAGGCCCTGCGCTCCAAGAGCTTGCTCAACGAGATCGAGAGCGTCTACGACGAG CACCAGGAGCAGCACTCGGAGGGCCGCAGTGCCCCCTCTAGCGAGCCGCACCTCATCTTTGTGTATGAGGACCGGCAGATCCTGGAGGACGCAGCAGCGCTCATCAGCTACTACGTGAAGCGGCAGCCGGCCATCCAGAAGGAGGACCAGGGCACCATCCACCAGCTGCTGCACCAGTtcgtgcccagcctcttcttcTCTCAGCAGCTGGACCTGGGCGCCTCCGAGGAGTCAGCTGACGAGGACCGGGACAGCCCCCAGGGGCAGAGCACAGACCCCAGTGAGCGGAAGAAGCTGGCGCCAGGACCCCACAGTAGCCCCCCAGAGGAGAAGGGGGCCTTCGGGGATGCCCCGGCCACCGAGCAGCCAcccccgccacccccacccccgcacaAGCCCCTGGACGATGTCTACAGCCTATTTTTTGCCAACAACAACTGGTACTTCTTCCTGCGCCTGCACCAGACCCTGTGCTCCAGGCTGCTGAAGATCTACCGCCAGGCGCAGAAGCAGCTTCTGGAGTATCGGACCGAGAAGGAGCGGGAGAAGCTGCTGTGTGAGGGCCGCAGGGAGAAGGGCAGCGACCCCGCCATGGAGCTGCGGCTGAAGCAGCCCA GTGAAGTGGAGCTGGAGGAGTACTACCCGGCCTTCCTGGACATGGTGCGGAGCCTGCTGGAGGGCAGCATCGACCCCACGCAGTACGAGGATACCCTACGCGAGATGTTCACCATCCATGCCTACGTGGGCTTCACCATGGACAAGCTGGTGCAGAACATTGCGCGGCAG CTGCACCACCTCGTGAGCGACGACGTCTGCCTGAAGGTGGTGGAGCTCTACCTGAACGAGAAGAAGCGGGGCGCCGCTGGTGGGAACCTGTCCTCCCGCTGCGTCCGCGCTGCCAGGGAGACCAGCTACCAGTGGAAGGCCGAGCGCTGCATGGCCGACGAGAACTGCTTCAAG GTGATGTTCCTGCAGCGCAAAGGGCAGGTGATCATGACCATCGAGCTCCTGGACACTGAGGAGGCCCAGACGGAGGACCCTGTGGAGGTCCAG CACCTGGCTCGGTATGTGGAGCAATATGTGGGGACCGAGGGCGCGTCCAGCTCGCCCACCGAGGGCTTCCTCCTGAAACCTGTGTTCCTGCAGAG GAACCTCAAGAAGTTCCGCCGCCGGTGGCAGAGCGAGCAGGCGCGGGCCCTGCGCGGTGAGGCCAGGAGCTCCTGGAAGCGGCTGGTGGGCGTGGAGAGTGCCTGCGACGTGGACTGCCGCTTCAAGCTCAGCACTCACAAGATGGTGTTCATTGTGAACTCCGAGGACTACATGTACCGTCGCGGGACCCTCTGCCGGGCCAAGCAG GTGCAGCCCCTGGTCCTGCTCCGCCACCACCAGCACTTTGAGGAGTGGCATAGCCGCTGGCTGGAGGACAATGTGACGGTGGAGGCGGCCAGCCTGGTGCAGGACTGGCTGATGGGTGAGGAGGACGAGGACATGGTACCCTGCAAGACGCTGTGTGAGACGGTGCACGTGCATGGCCTGCCCGTGACCCGCTACCGCGTGCAGTACAGCCGCCGCCCGGCCTCGCCGTGA